A stretch of DNA from Nitratireductor thuwali:
GATCGCCGAGCGGCTCGCCAATGTGGAGGGCGTGACGCTGGCCGCTCCGCTCATTCAGGCGCAGGTGCTGGCTTCCGGCCGCAGCGGCAGTGGCACCGGCGCGCTCGTGCGCGGCATGCGCCCTGAAGACCTGACCCGGATGGACCTCGTCTCCGCAAACGTCCGCCACGGCTCTCTCGTGGGCTTTGCCGCAGGCGAAGGCGTGGCGGTGGGATCGCGGCTGGCGCAAAATCTCGGGCTGACGATCGGCGACAACATCACCCTCGTCTCGCCGGAAGGCGACGTTACGCCCTTCGGAACGACGCCAAGGGTCAAGGCCTACCCGGTGTCGGCCATCTTCGAGGTGGGCATGTCGGAATACGATTCGTCGATCGTCTTCATGCCGCTTGAGGAAGCCCAGCTCTACACGAATACCGAGGGCATCGTTCAGTATATCGAGCTCTTCGTGAGCGACCCCGATGCCGTAGGCGCGTTGCGCCCGCTCATCGAGGAGGCGGCGCAGCGACCGGTGCAGATCACCGACTGGCGCCAGCGCAACCAGACCTTCTTTTCGGCCTTGGAGGTCGAGCGCAACGTGATGTTCATGATCCTGACCATGATCGTTCTGGTGGCCGCGCTCAATATCATCTCGGGCATGATCATGCTGGTGAAGGACAAGGGCCACGATATCGCCATCCTGCGCACGATGGGCGCGACCAGCGGCGGCATCATGCGCATCTTTCTGATGGCGGGCGCCACCATCGGCGTGGCCGGAACGCTTGCCGGCTTCGTTCTCGGCACGCTGCTCTGCCTGAACGTGGAATCCATCCGCCAGTTCTTCACCTGGCTGTCAGGCACCGTCATCTTCGATCCGGAGGTCTATTTCCTGTCGACGCTGCCCGCCGACATGGACAGCGGCGAGACCGTCTCGGTGGTGCTCATGGCGCTGGTTCTCTCCTTCCTGGCGACGCTCTTTCCCGCCTGGCGCGCCTCGCGCCTCGATCCCGTCGAAGCCCTGAGATACGAATGATGGCCGCCAACGTTCTTGAACTGAAAGCGGTCGAGCGGCGCTTCATCCAGGGCACCAAGACGCTGACCATTCTCGACGGCGCCGATTTTGCGCTGCAATCGGGCGAGATGGTCGCGCTGGTGGCGCCGTCGGGCACCGGCAAATCGACGCTGCTGCATATTGCAGGCCTCCTCGAGCACCCTGACGCGGGCGACGTCATCGTCAATGGCCGGCCCTGCAACGGCCTCTCCGACGACAGCCGCACGGCCATCCGCCGCGGCGAGATCGGTTTCGTCTACCAATTCCACCATCTCCTGCCGGAATTTACGGCGCTGGAAAACGTGATGATGCCGCAGCTCATCTCCGGTCTCGACCGCAAGGAGGCGCGAGACCGCGCGGCGCAACTGCTCGACTATATGAAGATTGGCGAGAGGGTGCATCACCGGCCGGCCGAGCTTTCCGGCGGCGAGCAGCAGCGCGTGGCGATCGCTCGTGCCGTGGCCAACGCGCCGCTCGTGCTCCTGGCAGACGAGCCTACCGGCAATCTCGATCCGGTCACCGCCAGCTATGTGTTCGAGGCGCTGGAAGCGCTGGTGCGCCAGTCCGGCCTCGCCGCCCTCATCGCCACCCACAATGAAAGCCTCGCCGCCCGCATGGACCGGCGTGTGACGCTGGAAGGTGGCAAGGTCGTGGCAATGGCCTGAACCCGCCGCGTCGCTTGCCCCCGCGTCTCGCTGCGGTCGCTACAACTCCGGTTGAAGATCGGAATAGCTCTCGGAAAGCACGACGCGCCGGAGCCAAGTAATTCTCCCGGCCATAAAACGCTATAGCTGTCTGCCACGATGCCGATCGCTGCATCCCCGGCTTCTCCGGAAACCCAGTTCCGCCAATATACCTTCCATTAACCGAAAATGTCAGGAGACACCGTCTGTCTCAAATGCGGCGATTGACGCGAACAAAAATAGAACATAAAAGGATCATATCAAGATTTAATGCTGCTTATGCACAGGAGAGTGGATATGGCCGATCTGGTTCAGGACGTTGTTTCGCTGGTTGCTGTGAGCTCCTTCATCGTCGTTGCCGCTACCTGGATCGGCGCGCTCTGAAGTAATAAGGGCCGCGCGAGGCGGCCCTTTGCACATATCGGAGGCGGGTGCATCAGTCGCCGACGGCAACGCCTTCCCGGCGCGGGTCCGCGCCGCCTTCTAGGCCTTCCGGCATGAAGGCCACCCCGTGAATGCCGGAGGTGAGGTCTGTGATGTT
This window harbors:
- a CDS encoding ABC transporter ATP-binding protein, whose translation is MAANVLELKAVERRFIQGTKTLTILDGADFALQSGEMVALVAPSGTGKSTLLHIAGLLEHPDAGDVIVNGRPCNGLSDDSRTAIRRGEIGFVYQFHHLLPEFTALENVMMPQLISGLDRKEARDRAAQLLDYMKIGERVHHRPAELSGGEQQRVAIARAVANAPLVLLADEPTGNLDPVTASYVFEALEALVRQSGLAALIATHNESLAARMDRRVTLEGGKVVAMA
- a CDS encoding lipoprotein-releasing ABC transporter permease subunit, which translates into the protein MSASSDVVPARPEGAGPFSHFERLVAWRYLRSRRKEAVVSVIASISFVGIMLGVATLIVVMAVMNGFRAELLTRILGVNGHLVVQPIDMPLSDYDAIAERLANVEGVTLAAPLIQAQVLASGRSGSGTGALVRGMRPEDLTRMDLVSANVRHGSLVGFAAGEGVAVGSRLAQNLGLTIGDNITLVSPEGDVTPFGTTPRVKAYPVSAIFEVGMSEYDSSIVFMPLEEAQLYTNTEGIVQYIELFVSDPDAVGALRPLIEEAAQRPVQITDWRQRNQTFFSALEVERNVMFMILTMIVLVAALNIISGMIMLVKDKGHDIAILRTMGATSGGIMRIFLMAGATIGVAGTLAGFVLGTLLCLNVESIRQFFTWLSGTVIFDPEVYFLSTLPADMDSGETVSVVLMALVLSFLATLFPAWRASRLDPVEALRYE